From the genome of Actinacidiphila yeochonensis CN732, one region includes:
- a CDS encoding sodium/solute symporter produces MNPGLGLGALAVVLAVTVGVGAYGLRLSRATSDFYVASREISPLWNASAISGEYLSAASFLGVAGLVMAYGVDMLAYPVGYAAGYLVLLLLVAAPLRRSGAYTLPDFAESRLDSVAVRRVASVLVAVVAWLYLVPQLQGAGLTLQTVTGVPRWVGAVVVAAVVVGVSATGGMRSVTLVQGLHFWLKLTAIAVPAVFLVLAWRSAGSPALTGPDVPTFPRATVVRVQDAVRFDVRTPVTVAVRGGLDGRAYTPAPDRTPYPVAAPVAGDPVGGDVTGGDVTGGDRTAERPRADTGGPGPSVRGWPRVRLAPGTHEAAAGARLAFPRGAVVPHETGLRPATGAAWAAPLSGAGGRAHPLYAVYSILLATFLGTMGLPHVLVRFYTNPDGRAARRTTVLVLVLLSGFYLLPPVYGALGRVFAPQLLLTGRTDTAVLVLPQIAQAGEAGRLLSALATAGAFAAFVSTASGLTVSAAAVVSQDLLRGSARGFRWASLLAVLPPLAMAVVTGGLPVADAIGLAFAVAASSFCPLLVLGIWWRGLTDRGALAGLVAGGGLAATAVVVTSVRGPGRGWPAALLEEPAAWTVPVAFGVMVAVSWATRRRLVPEAVDRAMLRMHLPEEVTDIPRVPDLPQPSAPPGPHLPAEHRLGRPR; encoded by the coding sequence GTGAACCCCGGGCTCGGGCTGGGTGCCCTCGCGGTGGTGCTGGCGGTGACCGTCGGGGTGGGCGCGTACGGGCTGCGGCTGTCGCGGGCGACGTCCGACTTCTACGTGGCCAGCCGCGAGATCTCGCCGCTGTGGAACGCCTCCGCGATCAGCGGCGAGTACCTGTCGGCGGCGTCGTTCCTGGGCGTGGCCGGGCTGGTGATGGCGTACGGGGTGGACATGCTCGCGTACCCCGTCGGCTACGCGGCCGGCTACCTCGTCCTGCTGCTGCTCGTCGCCGCGCCGCTGCGCCGGTCCGGCGCTTACACGCTGCCCGACTTCGCGGAGAGCCGACTGGACTCCGTCGCCGTGCGGAGGGTGGCGAGCGTGCTCGTCGCGGTCGTGGCCTGGCTCTACCTCGTCCCCCAACTCCAGGGCGCCGGGCTGACGTTGCAGACGGTCACCGGGGTGCCGCGCTGGGTCGGGGCGGTGGTGGTGGCCGCGGTGGTGGTGGGGGTCTCGGCGACCGGCGGCATGCGCAGCGTCACGCTGGTCCAGGGGCTGCACTTCTGGCTGAAGCTGACCGCGATCGCGGTGCCCGCCGTCTTCCTGGTGCTGGCCTGGCGGTCGGCCGGCTCGCCCGCGTTGACCGGCCCCGACGTGCCGACCTTTCCCCGGGCCACGGTGGTGCGGGTCCAGGACGCCGTCCGGTTCGACGTGCGCACCCCGGTCACGGTGGCCGTCCGCGGCGGCCTGGACGGCCGTGCGTACACCCCCGCGCCGGACCGTACGCCGTACCCGGTGGCGGCCCCGGTGGCCGGTGACCCCGTCGGCGGGGACGTGACGGGCGGGGACGTGACGGGGGGCGACAGGACGGCGGAGCGGCCGCGGGCCGACACGGGCGGGCCGGGGCCGTCGGTGCGCGGCTGGCCCCGGGTGCGGCTGGCTCCGGGGACCCACGAGGCCGCTGCCGGGGCCCGACTGGCCTTCCCCCGCGGTGCGGTCGTCCCGCACGAGACGGGGTTGCGCCCCGCCACCGGAGCGGCCTGGGCGGCTCCGCTGTCCGGCGCCGGCGGCCGGGCCCACCCGCTGTACGCGGTGTACTCGATCCTGCTGGCCACGTTCCTGGGCACCATGGGCCTGCCGCACGTGCTGGTCCGCTTCTACACCAACCCCGACGGGCGGGCGGCGCGGCGCACCACCGTCCTCGTCCTGGTGCTGCTCAGCGGCTTCTACCTGCTGCCGCCCGTGTACGGGGCACTCGGGCGGGTCTTCGCGCCGCAACTGCTGCTGACCGGGCGGACCGACACCGCCGTACTGGTGCTGCCGCAGATCGCGCAGGCGGGGGAGGCGGGGCGGCTGCTGTCCGCGCTGGCCACGGCCGGGGCGTTCGCCGCGTTCGTCTCCACCGCGTCCGGGCTGACGGTGTCGGCGGCCGCCGTCGTCTCGCAGGATCTGCTGCGCGGCTCGGCCCGGGGCTTCCGCTGGGCGTCGCTGCTGGCCGTGCTGCCGCCGCTGGCCATGGCCGTGGTCACCGGCGGGCTGCCGGTCGCCGACGCGATCGGGCTGGCCTTCGCGGTGGCCGCGTCCTCCTTCTGCCCGCTGCTGGTGCTCGGCATCTGGTGGCGCGGGCTGACCGACCGGGGCGCGCTGGCCGGGCTGGTCGCGGGCGGCGGCCTGGCCGCCACGGCGGTGGTGGTCACCAGCGTGCGCGGGCCCGGCCGGGGCTGGCCGGCGGCGCTGCTGGAGGAGCCGGCCGCCTGGACGGTCCCGGTCGCCTTCGGCGTGATGGTGGCGGTCTCCTGGGCGACCCGTCGCCGCCTGGTTCCCGAGGCGGTGGACCGCGCGATGCTGCGGATGCACCTCCCGGAAGAGGTCACCGACATCCCCCGCGTCCCCGACCTCCCCCAACCCAGCGCCCCTCCCGGGCCGCACCTCCCCGCCGAGCACCGCCTCGGGAGGCCGCGGTAG
- a CDS encoding helix-turn-helix domain-containing protein codes for MDLVLVGERIRRERERAGLSQRELAARAQLSQPTLTRIENGVRNSLTLAELDRLAISLDVPVRLLTCGDPVRQRVQIAARMNEVVEAEREAALRHTLEVLELDARLDQLGGRAAQQRKPEGRLPLPDEFLDLEQQAKELAHRVRTVLHLGCAPIADVDELIEQLTGVDTAVLNWPRTTEGFTVTDPVRETTLIAVRACDVPERQRFSFAHELGHLLWGDGAQVHELDDGRTPGEKRCDAFARHLLAPEEGINEWLSGEGFPRRGRVDERTAALLARHFRVSFPVVLIQLESMTLITAEQKKDLWGPTGVQLAQRYGWGPAYEQEQEAAQAVRAPRRILERAVEAYRRNLIGVRALAMLEGRTPEAAEAKLKAAGIVPTPPTAKRADLSRLVARGLAKDESRGPANDE; via the coding sequence GTGGATCTCGTGCTTGTGGGGGAGCGGATCCGCCGCGAACGTGAGCGCGCTGGACTCAGTCAGCGCGAGCTCGCCGCACGCGCACAGCTCTCCCAACCGACTCTGACCCGTATCGAGAATGGCGTACGCAACTCATTGACGCTCGCTGAGCTGGATCGTCTCGCGATCTCACTCGACGTTCCCGTCCGGCTGCTGACCTGCGGTGATCCCGTACGTCAGCGGGTACAGATCGCGGCGAGAATGAACGAGGTGGTGGAGGCGGAGCGGGAGGCGGCGCTTCGGCACACCCTCGAAGTGCTGGAATTGGACGCCCGCCTGGATCAGCTGGGAGGGCGTGCCGCTCAGCAACGGAAACCCGAAGGGCGCTTGCCCCTGCCGGACGAGTTCCTGGATCTGGAGCAGCAGGCGAAAGAACTGGCTCATCGGGTGCGGACCGTGCTTCATCTCGGCTGCGCGCCCATCGCTGATGTTGACGAGTTGATCGAACAGCTCACCGGGGTGGACACGGCGGTCCTGAACTGGCCGAGAACAACCGAGGGGTTTACGGTCACCGATCCGGTGCGCGAGACGACCCTCATCGCTGTTCGCGCATGTGACGTGCCCGAGCGGCAGCGGTTCAGTTTCGCCCACGAGTTGGGGCACCTGCTCTGGGGCGACGGCGCCCAGGTCCATGAGCTGGACGATGGAAGAACACCGGGCGAGAAGCGATGTGATGCCTTTGCCCGCCACTTGCTGGCGCCGGAGGAAGGCATCAATGAGTGGCTTTCAGGCGAGGGATTTCCTCGGCGTGGCCGAGTGGACGAACGTACCGCCGCGTTGCTTGCCCGACATTTTCGCGTCAGCTTTCCGGTGGTCCTCATTCAGCTGGAGTCGATGACCCTGATCACAGCTGAGCAGAAGAAGGACCTCTGGGGGCCGACGGGAGTTCAGCTGGCTCAGCGATACGGATGGGGGCCGGCATACGAGCAGGAGCAGGAGGCAGCCCAAGCTGTACGGGCTCCTCGCCGTATTCTGGAGCGAGCGGTAGAGGCGTACCGGCGGAACCTCATCGGCGTGCGCGCATTGGCCATGCTCGAAGGGCGTACACCGGAAGCGGCTGAGGCGAAGCTCAAGGCGGCTGGGATCGTCCCCACCCCTCCGACCGCCAAACGTGCCGACCTTTCGCGGTTGGTCGCCCGCGGGCTGGCCAAGGACGAGTCACGCGGGCCGGCCAACGACGAGTAG
- a CDS encoding acetate uptake transporter, giving the protein MSTPTSAPAANGIADPGPLGLAGFAATTFVLSAFNAHLIDQNLLTVVLPLALFYGGLVQLLAGMWEFRKGNTFGATAFASYGAFWLSYAGYVKWIVATLPASTAHQATGLYLLVWAIFTVYMTVAALRTNAALLAVFTTLSLTFILLAVGEFAQSTATTKIGGWLGLVTAVLAWYASFAVVTNSTWKRVVVPVGPLPEGPGRRGGPVAETHA; this is encoded by the coding sequence ATGTCCACCCCCACCTCAGCCCCCGCCGCCAACGGCATAGCCGACCCCGGGCCGCTGGGCCTCGCCGGCTTCGCCGCCACCACCTTCGTCCTCAGCGCCTTCAACGCCCACCTCATCGACCAGAACCTGCTCACCGTGGTGCTGCCGCTCGCCCTCTTCTACGGCGGGCTGGTCCAACTCCTCGCCGGCATGTGGGAGTTCCGCAAGGGCAACACGTTCGGCGCGACCGCGTTCGCCTCGTACGGCGCGTTCTGGCTGTCGTACGCGGGCTACGTCAAGTGGATCGTCGCCACCCTGCCGGCCTCCACCGCCCACCAGGCGACCGGGCTGTACCTGCTGGTCTGGGCCATCTTCACCGTGTACATGACGGTGGCCGCGCTGCGCACCAACGCGGCGCTGCTCGCGGTCTTCACCACCCTGTCGCTCACCTTCATCCTGCTGGCCGTGGGCGAGTTCGCCCAGTCCACCGCCACCACCAAGATCGGCGGCTGGCTGGGCCTGGTCACCGCGGTGCTCGCCTGGTACGCCTCGTTCGCCGTCGTCACCAACTCCACCTGGAAGCGGGTCGTGGTGCCGGTCGGCCCGTTGCCCGAGGGGCCGGGCCGGCGTGGCGGGCCCGTCGCGGAGACCCACGCATGA
- a CDS encoding sensor histidine kinase, with the protein MRTMGSVVTVVSVVLVIAGAGAALFWLVRGRRGFNTPAERAAFKTLHSASLAAPPLRDGLGVESARRAARHLRALLGTPALAVVGEGVLLAWEGPGRRHAAQAVEHAREAMASGRPWVVPAEAVDCGDLDCPLRSAVVVPLVVDGLVVGALSVYARQASAGLVRAAGEVALWVITQLELAELDRSRTRVIEAELRALRAQISPHFVYNSLTAIASFVRTDPDQARELLLEFAELTRYSLRRHGEFSTLAEELHSVDRYLRLERARFGARLRVDLLIAPEVLPVAVPFLCLQPLVENAVRHGLGPKPDSGRITIRAEDAGSECRISVEDDGVGMDPEQVRAQLAGRAGGQSLGLGNVDERLRRVFGDDYGLVVETERGAGTKINIRVPKFRNGVHAR; encoded by the coding sequence ATGCGCACCATGGGGTCGGTTGTCACCGTCGTGTCCGTTGTGCTGGTCATCGCCGGCGCCGGGGCGGCCCTGTTCTGGCTGGTCCGGGGGCGGCGCGGGTTCAACACCCCCGCTGAGCGGGCCGCGTTCAAGACCCTTCACTCCGCTTCTCTGGCCGCGCCGCCGCTGCGTGACGGCCTGGGCGTGGAGTCGGCCCGCCGCGCCGCCCGCCACCTGCGGGCCCTGCTGGGTACGCCCGCTCTCGCCGTGGTCGGGGAGGGGGTCCTGCTCGCGTGGGAGGGCCCGGGGCGGCGGCACGCCGCGCAGGCGGTGGAGCACGCGAGGGAGGCCATGGCCTCCGGGCGGCCGTGGGTGGTGCCGGCCGAGGCCGTCGACTGCGGGGACCTGGACTGCCCGCTGCGCAGCGCGGTCGTCGTCCCGCTGGTGGTGGACGGCCTGGTGGTGGGGGCGCTGTCGGTGTACGCCCGGCAGGCGTCGGCCGGACTGGTGCGGGCTGCGGGCGAGGTCGCGCTCTGGGTGATCACCCAGCTGGAGCTGGCCGAGCTGGACCGGTCCCGCACCCGGGTGATCGAGGCCGAACTGCGCGCCCTGCGGGCCCAGATCTCCCCGCACTTCGTCTACAACTCCCTCACCGCCATAGCCTCGTTCGTGCGTACCGACCCGGACCAGGCCCGGGAGCTGCTGCTGGAGTTCGCCGAGCTGACCCGCTACAGCCTGCGTCGGCACGGGGAGTTCAGCACCCTGGCTGAGGAGCTGCACTCCGTGGACCGCTATCTGCGCCTGGAGCGGGCCCGGTTCGGCGCCCGGCTGCGGGTCGACCTGCTGATCGCGCCCGAAGTGCTGCCGGTGGCCGTTCCGTTCCTGTGCCTCCAGCCGCTGGTGGAGAACGCCGTCCGGCACGGGCTGGGCCCCAAGCCGGACTCCGGCCGGATCACCATCCGGGCCGAGGACGCGGGCTCCGAGTGCCGGATCAGCGTCGAGGACGACGGTGTGGGTATGGACCCCGAGCAGGTCCGCGCCCAGCTCGCGGGCCGGGCGGGCGGACAGTCGCTGGGCCTGGGCAACGTCGACGAGCGGCTGCGCCGGGTCTTCGGCGACGACTACGGCCTGGTGGTGGAGACCGAGCGCGGCGCCGGGACGAAGATCAACATCCGCGTGCCCAAGTTCAGGAACGGAGTGCACGCCAGGTGA
- a CDS encoding sialidase family protein encodes MSFDRRRLLALPLAAGGALLAGRPAWAGTASADGSGTATAEGSETTAPATGTATATATDSSTPAAFEQSVPFTAGEDGYATYRIPAVVRTGAGTLVAFAEARASGSDTGAIVVAAKRSTDGGRSWGPLAVVAGDGTNTQGNPCPVVDPHSGDIILLTCTNAADATESSITSGQVPPADGRRVWVQRGTHDGRVFSAPQEITAQAKQPDWRWYATGPGHAVALTSGPFRGRLVVPANHSVPPSAGSSDTGSEAKYYGGHCLLSDDAGHTWRIGFTDDTPDGVVNANESTAAQLPDGTLYFNARDQGGSAPGTRADARSTDGGAHLLHPYASQPQLAGPAVEGSVLQPSAGPLLFSGPSAPTTRASMAVRASNDGGHTWRTALTLSTAPAGYSDLVQLSPTEVGLLYETGTSSPYEQLTFARIPLSTLTD; translated from the coding sequence ATGTCCTTCGACCGACGCCGGCTCCTCGCCCTCCCGCTCGCGGCGGGCGGGGCCCTGTTGGCCGGACGGCCCGCCTGGGCGGGCACCGCGTCCGCCGACGGTTCCGGCACCGCCACCGCCGAAGGGTCGGAGACCACCGCCCCGGCCACGGGCACCGCCACCGCCACCGCCACCGATTCGTCAACGCCCGCCGCGTTCGAGCAGTCGGTGCCGTTCACCGCCGGCGAGGACGGTTACGCGACCTACCGCATCCCGGCCGTCGTCCGCACCGGCGCCGGCACGCTGGTGGCGTTCGCGGAGGCGCGGGCGAGCGGTTCGGACACCGGCGCGATCGTGGTGGCGGCCAAGCGCTCCACGGACGGCGGGCGGAGCTGGGGCCCGCTCGCCGTCGTGGCCGGGGACGGCACCAACACCCAGGGCAACCCGTGCCCCGTCGTGGACCCCCACAGCGGCGACATCATTCTGTTGACCTGCACCAACGCCGCCGACGCCACCGAGAGCTCGATCACGTCCGGGCAGGTGCCGCCCGCCGACGGCCGCCGGGTGTGGGTGCAACGGGGCACGCACGACGGCCGGGTGTTCAGCGCCCCGCAGGAGATCACCGCCCAGGCCAAGCAGCCGGACTGGCGCTGGTACGCCACCGGCCCCGGCCACGCGGTCGCCCTCACCTCCGGACCGTTCCGCGGCCGGCTCGTCGTCCCCGCCAACCACTCCGTACCGCCGTCGGCCGGCTCCTCCGACACCGGTAGCGAGGCGAAGTACTACGGCGGCCACTGCCTGCTCAGCGACGACGCCGGCCACACCTGGCGGATCGGCTTCACCGACGACACCCCGGACGGCGTGGTCAACGCCAACGAGTCCACTGCCGCCCAACTCCCCGACGGCACCCTCTACTTCAACGCCCGCGACCAGGGCGGCAGCGCCCCCGGCACCCGAGCGGACGCCCGTAGCACGGACGGCGGCGCGCACCTGCTGCACCCGTACGCGTCGCAGCCGCAGCTGGCCGGCCCGGCCGTCGAGGGCAGCGTCCTGCAACCCTCCGCCGGCCCGCTGCTCTTCTCCGGCCCGAGCGCCCCGACGACCCGCGCGTCCATGGCCGTACGCGCCAGCAACGACGGCGGCCACACCTGGCGTACGGCGCTGACCCTCTCCACCGCCCCGGCCGGCTACAGCGACCTGGTCCAGCTCTCCCCGACGGAGGTCGGCCTCCTCTACGAGACCGGCACCTCCTCCCCGTACGAGCAACTGACCTTCGCCCGCATCCCGTTGTCGACCCTCACAGACTGA
- a CDS encoding PhzF family phenazine biosynthesis protein: MEILRYVAFSANPAGGNPAGVVLDATGVSEAEMVAVAAEVGYSETAFVVPRPDGRLDVRYFSPRAEVPFCGHATIATAVAWATRHGAGDLVLHTQAGVVTVATGRAADGAWHAELVSVAPRTQPIAAEDLAALLAALGWQPGDLDPSLPPRAAYAGAWHPVLAAAGRERLAALDYDMAALGALMERRGWTTVDLVWREAPDLFHARNPFPPGGVVEDPATGAAAAAFGGYLRELGLVEVPAVLTVRQGDDMGRPSTITVRVPARPGSGIGVSGTAAVIPWPEPAEPAEPAEPAEPAEPAGPAGRAEADA; encoded by the coding sequence ATGGAAATCCTGAGGTACGTGGCGTTCTCCGCGAACCCCGCCGGCGGCAATCCCGCCGGGGTCGTGCTCGACGCGACGGGTGTGAGCGAGGCGGAAATGGTCGCGGTGGCCGCGGAGGTCGGCTACTCCGAGACGGCGTTCGTCGTACCCCGGCCCGACGGCCGACTCGACGTGCGGTACTTCAGCCCCAGGGCGGAGGTGCCCTTCTGTGGGCACGCCACCATCGCCACCGCGGTGGCCTGGGCGACACGCCACGGAGCCGGCGACCTGGTCCTGCACACCCAGGCGGGCGTGGTGACCGTGGCCACCGGCAGGGCCGCGGACGGGGCCTGGCACGCCGAACTGGTCAGCGTCGCACCGCGCACGCAGCCGATCGCCGCGGAGGACCTGGCCGCGCTGCTCGCCGCGCTCGGCTGGCAGCCGGGCGACCTGGACCCGTCGCTGCCGCCCCGGGCCGCCTACGCCGGAGCCTGGCACCCGGTACTGGCGGCGGCCGGCCGGGAGCGGCTGGCCGCGCTGGACTACGACATGGCGGCGCTGGGCGCCCTGATGGAGCGGCGCGGCTGGACCACCGTCGACCTGGTCTGGCGTGAGGCGCCGGACCTCTTCCACGCGCGCAACCCGTTCCCGCCCGGCGGCGTGGTGGAAGACCCCGCCACGGGCGCCGCCGCGGCCGCCTTCGGCGGCTACCTGCGCGAGCTCGGGCTGGTGGAGGTGCCGGCGGTTCTCACCGTCCGCCAGGGCGACGACATGGGGCGGCCCAGCACCATCACCGTCCGGGTTCCCGCCCGGCCGGGAAGCGGCATCGGGGTCAGCGGGACCGCGGCCGTGATCCCGTGGCCTGAGCCCGCTGAGCCCGCTGAGCCCGCTGAGCCCGCTGAGCCCGCTGAGCCCGCTGGGCCCGCCGGGCGCGCGGAGGCCGACGCCTGA
- a CDS encoding ATP-binding protein, which translates to MTTPAPIDGEHPSVVVKSWPQGPRSVGRARRLLVRNLDVWGLAHLADAAALVVSELVTNSVRHAREPRGHLIRTRFERLRDGVRIEVHDASDRKPEHREASSYAESGRGLALVELITAGRWGVSDREGIGKMVWAVCADGSTDVGADGASA; encoded by the coding sequence ATGACGACGCCGGCACCGATCGACGGGGAACATCCTTCCGTTGTCGTGAAGTCCTGGCCACAGGGACCGCGTTCGGTGGGCCGAGCAAGGCGCTTGCTGGTCCGCAACCTTGACGTCTGGGGCTTGGCTCATCTCGCGGACGCGGCGGCGCTGGTCGTCTCTGAGCTGGTGACCAACAGCGTCCGGCACGCGCGTGAGCCGCGCGGACACCTGATCCGCACACGCTTCGAGCGCCTGCGGGACGGTGTGCGGATCGAGGTGCACGATGCCAGCGACAGGAAGCCGGAACACCGTGAGGCGTCTTCGTACGCGGAATCCGGGCGGGGTCTGGCCCTGGTGGAACTGATCACCGCCGGTCGCTGGGGAGTGAGCGACCGGGAGGGGATCGGGAAGATGGTGTGGGCGGTGTGCGCCGACGGCAGTACGGATGTCGGCGCGGACGGGGCCTCGGCGTAA
- a CDS encoding helix-turn-helix domain-containing protein, with product MNWSKQAILDASREGNYGRVINIARRELRVTQRQLGEGCGVTQSAVSRLEARSAGPYDMTVLARAAAYLDMPRRLVGLADSSAMARTDGTEHVERREFLTGAAAVVSTPALATLAAPKHHAETGQAATLRVATTAYRRMDGATSSRQLSEVVRSHLGLVQAVAADEPKEAQKLRLAAVGSEVASLAGWLSWDMGDAGSARTWYGSAIKAARRSGNSLLVAYQVGSLAQMEADAGNVAQALDLVRLARSQVGPQEIVIADAWLSTVEALAHAAAGDERSSDRALVRSRSEVNRIPAEEPPPWPWVFTFNEAKVLACRLACGARLGLPAWVFESGDEAMLVAAAAHAKQRAILQLDLAAGHLASGRLEVAYLLATRAVETGLRYRSGRVVERARSFRRAYSSKTPPRVVRDFDERLHHAYM from the coding sequence ATGAACTGGTCGAAGCAGGCGATCCTGGATGCCTCACGTGAGGGCAACTACGGCCGCGTCATCAACATCGCCCGAAGGGAGTTACGGGTCACCCAACGCCAGCTCGGTGAGGGATGCGGCGTCACGCAGTCTGCTGTCTCCAGGCTCGAAGCCCGTTCAGCAGGCCCGTACGACATGACCGTCTTGGCCAGGGCCGCGGCGTATCTGGACATGCCTCGTCGGCTGGTCGGTCTCGCCGACTCGTCGGCAATGGCGCGCACGGACGGAACGGAGCACGTGGAACGCCGGGAATTTCTCACAGGAGCAGCCGCTGTTGTCTCCACACCTGCACTCGCAACTCTGGCTGCACCGAAGCACCATGCCGAGACAGGTCAGGCGGCCACGCTGAGGGTTGCCACCACTGCGTACCGCCGGATGGACGGCGCCACGTCGTCCCGACAACTGTCCGAAGTCGTCCGGTCTCACCTTGGTCTTGTGCAGGCGGTTGCGGCGGACGAGCCGAAGGAAGCGCAGAAGCTACGGCTTGCTGCGGTCGGTAGCGAAGTGGCCAGCCTGGCTGGTTGGCTCAGCTGGGACATGGGTGACGCCGGATCGGCTCGCACGTGGTACGGATCGGCGATCAAAGCGGCCCGGCGCTCCGGGAACAGCCTGCTCGTCGCGTATCAGGTGGGCAGCCTTGCCCAGATGGAGGCGGACGCCGGGAATGTCGCGCAAGCGCTCGACCTCGTTCGTCTCGCGCGAAGCCAAGTCGGTCCGCAGGAGATCGTGATCGCCGACGCATGGCTGAGCACCGTGGAGGCGCTTGCCCATGCGGCAGCGGGAGACGAGCGCTCCAGCGACCGCGCCCTGGTGCGAAGCCGTTCTGAGGTGAATCGCATTCCGGCAGAGGAGCCACCTCCGTGGCCTTGGGTCTTCACCTTCAACGAGGCGAAGGTCCTGGCGTGTCGGCTTGCCTGTGGCGCGCGCCTCGGTCTGCCCGCGTGGGTCTTCGAGTCGGGAGACGAGGCGATGCTTGTCGCGGCGGCCGCCCATGCCAAACAGCGCGCGATACTGCAACTCGACCTTGCGGCGGGTCACTTGGCCAGTGGGCGGCTGGAGGTCGCATACCTTCTCGCCACCCGGGCAGTCGAGACCGGGCTGCGGTATCGCTCCGGTCGTGTTGTCGAGCGGGCGCGGAGCTTCCGTAGGGCGTACTCCTCGAAGACGCCGCCGAGAGTGGTCCGCGACTTCGACGAACGGTTGCACCACGCTTATATGTGA
- a CDS encoding PIN domain-containing protein yields the protein MEASDEGVRAEQQAPVCILDAVICVHFVGANLHHLLVDVLQKAELTLLVPQEVCDEVARKDRKYQGLGLRWDRLRGSRYVQVLPAIEALTAPPRVVEVFADVRGRQLEDALRDSKDLGEAVVVAHGVHYQDLGYEVLVAIDDQGGQALAAQRDLQVITVEDVLGMAIRFGHFESEGELKRVYGKLRQFGDGLPPYQHTLLSVSFKEWRER from the coding sequence GTGGAAGCATCCGACGAAGGTGTTCGGGCGGAGCAGCAAGCACCGGTCTGCATCCTTGACGCGGTCATCTGTGTGCACTTCGTCGGGGCCAACCTCCATCACCTGCTTGTTGATGTACTGCAGAAGGCCGAGTTGACCCTCCTCGTACCGCAGGAGGTCTGTGATGAGGTGGCCCGGAAGGACAGGAAGTACCAGGGCCTCGGACTCCGTTGGGACCGACTGCGGGGGAGCCGATACGTACAGGTCCTTCCGGCGATCGAGGCCCTGACGGCGCCCCCTCGCGTGGTGGAAGTGTTCGCAGACGTGCGGGGGCGTCAACTGGAGGATGCGCTGCGGGACTCGAAGGATCTTGGTGAAGCGGTCGTGGTCGCCCACGGGGTTCACTACCAGGATCTGGGCTACGAGGTGCTCGTTGCCATCGATGATCAGGGTGGCCAGGCCCTTGCTGCCCAACGGGACCTCCAGGTGATCACTGTGGAGGATGTTCTGGGGATGGCCATTCGGTTCGGGCACTTCGAATCCGAGGGGGAGTTGAAGAGAGTCTATGGAAAACTGCGCCAATTCGGGGACGGTCTTCCTCCTTACCAGCACACCCTGTTGAGCGTCTCCTTCAAGGAATGGCGGGAACGGTAG